A single genomic interval of Mycobacteriales bacterium harbors:
- a CDS encoding NAD(P)H-binding protein: MRCVVFGATGYIGGRLVPDLLDAGHQVRVVARHLDKLSGVPWRDRVEEVSADVLDPAAVATAVDGQDVVYFLVHSLTQRDFADIDRRAARTVADAAAAAGVSRIVYLGGLHPAGVELSAHLASRTEVGQILLDGEVPTVVLQAAVIIGSGSASFEMLRYLTE; encoded by the coding sequence ATGCGATGTGTGGTCTTCGGCGCGACGGGTTACATCGGCGGCCGCCTCGTGCCGGACCTGCTCGACGCGGGTCACCAGGTGCGGGTTGTCGCGCGTCACCTGGACAAGCTTTCGGGCGTGCCCTGGCGCGACCGCGTCGAAGAGGTGTCCGCCGACGTCCTCGATCCGGCCGCCGTCGCGACGGCGGTCGACGGGCAGGACGTCGTGTACTTCCTCGTGCATTCGCTGACGCAGCGGGACTTCGCCGACATCGACCGCCGTGCTGCGCGGACCGTGGCCGACGCCGCGGCCGCTGCGGGGGTTTCCCGGATCGTCTATCTGGGCGGCCTGCATCCGGCCGGGGTGGAGCTCTCGGCGCACCTCGCGTCGCGCACCGAGGTGGGACAGATCCTGCTCGACGGCGAGGTACCGACCGTCGTACTGCAGGCGGCGGTGATCATCGGATCGGGGTCGGCCAGCTTCGAGATGCTGCGGTATCTGACCGAAC